A portion of the Vicia villosa cultivar HV-30 ecotype Madison, WI unplaced genomic scaffold, Vvil1.0 ctg.000141F_1_1_1, whole genome shotgun sequence genome contains these proteins:
- the LOC131624566 gene encoding L-Ala-D/L-amino acid epimerase-like, whose protein sequence is MVVVDAVASSLQGEAAELASKYYKQGFKTLKLKVGKNLNADIEVLQAIRVAHPECQFILDANEGYNSDEAVEVLEKLHKMGLTHILFEQLVHRDD, encoded by the exons ATGGTAGTAGTCGACGCTGTTGCGAGTAGTCTTCAG GGTGAAGCAGCTGAATTAGCTTCTAAGTACTATAAACAAGGATTCAAGACTTTAAAGCTGAAAGTAGGAAAGAATCTGAATGCAGATATAGAAGTGCTTCAAGCCATACGTGTTGCTCACCCCGAGTGTCAGTTTATTCTCGATGCTAATGAAGGGTATAACTCTGACGAAGCAGTGGAAGTTCTCGAGAAATTACACAAAATGGGGTTGACCCATATTCTATTTGAGCAACTAGTTCACAGAGATGATTGA